Proteins encoded by one window of Cydia fagiglandana chromosome Z, ilCydFagi1.1, whole genome shotgun sequence:
- the LOC134678958 gene encoding uncharacterized protein LOC134678958, with product MANSSAVSSTLPSRDYHCEVCDLYLDTVDSLKVHVQYHKENLYAKWSTQNSQNDSENNNGTKVKNETTVSAPADSSDNMITKPSPEFQQRATPETSAQFPHPATPQSYHSAPSPYQNPDQTNFSPGPQFGNNYSHSGFPQGQHPDQINWEQSQYNQDYHKPNRFHPYNMQERVSQVSSSSPLYGQPLNQPTPSPSPNQCDKCGFVCDSAVQLNEHCNSAHAGASATASSASMPFQQFPPKQYNNSGYQNENTKVKEEHEESSDILDLDSQKVVYQGNEGEQPNSSYDQTAPQGREVNPRTVPMMPWETQKLYSNPQLNGDVSLFKDQKMFGDKTYAADTKMFHQEQKFPYVQDKFLAVHHDQKPFMHVEQKIYPGVQMPPLTDYSGTVASSNPDMKPPYRPYDSPAAPQITSTQPTNPASSAMPSMGGKGANWKSNEARRPKTYNCTACNKWFTSSGHLKRHYNTTLHKNAVRSSGQPDPATMPISNHHHPSRETLQARAAQQAADSNTQSPVPSEDGRSVDDAALQSPYASQSFDRSHRVASMQSKSPYTHLQQGNLDNNFSNNPLANHPLQHQAGSHPLNIGSQPPGIGNPADNNHQGTKGVPITTSGNPPNGEAGPSVSQNHHMRGLLSVSTSNISTPALTQTTPALTPHTLPPFSHLGVNPYNPRSTDPLGGSVPDPTHTPLYLGQNFQQTIAPNYPNGMAPHVMDMAINNLPIANPATFGESSPETAEVMEHDAANQSASVRLPSFAQLQTQRFGVYVSNYITSPNVGGQVIADESSAGYIIVDPVHAPLQYTNIEIGGQSMDYEYSLAPRPVKEVVSYNPDNLKIYPYGYAVGGKTIKREDDFMRTDSSELQILKIEDIMDYANKENYSTQMKSPASPESAKAENESRSSPLISSTVPNTPLSERNQLKKSAPVTVHKCYECDKLFNKACYLTQHNKTFHSGAKPFKCDRCGKRFSDDVSYDCHYMKHTDNKPFKCNECPKSFNHKTDLRRHMCLHSGCKPFACDHCGKGFIRKDHMIKHFDTHIKKNLRTSSSPSSSTSPS from the coding sequence ATGGCTAACAGCAGCGCAGTGTCGTCGACCTTACCGTCGAGGGATTATCATTGTGAAGTTTGTGACCTTTACCTGGACACTGTTGATTCTTTAAAGGTACATGTACAATACcacaaagaaaatttatatgcgaaGTGGAGTACGCAAAACTCACAAAATGATAGTGAAAACAACAACGGTACAAAAGTGAAGAACGAGACGACCGTGTCGGCTCCAGCCGACTCGAGCGACAATATGATCACGAAGCCGAGTCCGGAGTTCCAGCAGCGGGCCACGCCGGAGACCTCGGCGCAGTTCCCTCACCCAGCGACACCCCAGAGCTACCACAGCGCACCTTCGCCCTACCAAAACCCGGATCAGACCAATTTTTCACCGGGGCCACAGTTCGGTAACAACTACTCACATTCTGGGTTTCCTCAAGGCCAACATCCTGATCAAATAAATTGGGAACAGTCACAATATAATCAAGATTACCATAAACCAAATCGCTTCCACCCATACAACATGCAAGAAAGGGTTTCGCAAGTGTCATCTTCGAGTCCGCTGTATGGACAGCCACTAAATCAGCCGACGCCATCGCCGTCCCCGAACCAGTGTGATAAATGTGGCTTTGTGTGCGACTCCGCGGTGCAGCTCAACGAACACTGCAACTCTGCTCACGCGGGCGCTAGTGCTACCGCCTCCTCCGCCTCCATGCCTTTTCAACAATTTCCACCGAAACAGTATAACAATTCCGGATACCAGAACGAAAACACAAAGGTTAAAGAAGAACATGAAGAGTCGTCTGATATACTGGATTTGGATTCTCAGAAAGTTGTTTATCAAGGGAATGAAGGTGAGCAACCTAATTCTTCTTATGATCAAACAGCCCCTCAAGGGCGTGAGGTGAATCCACGTACTGTACCTATGATGCCATGGGAAACACAAAAGCTGTACAGCAATCCACAACTTAATGGGGACGTTTCTTTATTCAAAGATCAGAAAATGTTTGGTGATAAAACTTACGCAGCTGATACTAAAATGTTTCATCAAGAACAGAAATTCCCTTATGTGCAAGACAAATTTCTTGCTGTTCATCACGATCAAAAACCATTTATGCACGTTGAGCAAAAAATATATCCCGGTGTTCAAATGCCGCCACTAACCGATTATTCCGGGACCGTGGCTTCTTCCAATCCTGATATGAAGCCTCCGTATAGACCATATGACTCACCTGCAGCGCCGCAAATAACAAGCACACAACCGACAAACCCAGCATCCTCGGCCATGCCCTCTATGGGTGGAAAAGGAGCCAACTGGAAATCGAATGAAGCACGGAGACCCAAAACCTACAACTGTACTGCTTGCAACAAATGGTTTACAAGCTCGGGTCATTTGAAACGACACTACAATACCACATTACATAAAAATGCAGTAAGATCTTCTGGCCAGCCTGACCCAGCTACTATGCCGATCTCAAATCATCACCACCCGAGCCGCGAAACGTTACAAGCGCGTGCCGCGCAACAGGCCGCCGACTCCAACACGCAGAGCCCCGTCCCCTCCGAAGACGGGCGCAGCGTGGACGACGCTGCGCTGCAGTCACCGTACGCTTCGCAAAGCTTCGATCGGTCTCACCGTGTCGCCTCAATGCAGTCCAAGTCGCCGTACACGCATCTTCAACAGGGTAATTTAGATAATAATTTCAGTAATAATCCATTAGCCAATCACCCTTTACAGCATCAGGCCGGTTCTCATCCGCTCAACATAGGTAGTCAACCGCCAGGCATAGGTAATCCGGCAGACAATAATCATCAGGGTACCAAGGGGGTCCCTATTACTACATCAGGGAATCCCCCAAACGGGGAAGCAGGTCCCTCTGTTTCTCAAAATCACCATATGAGGGGCCTGCTATCAGTGTCAACCAGCAATATTTCAACTCCAGCTCTAACTCAGACTACGCCGGCGCTTACACCGCACACGCTGCCGCCGTTCAGTCATTTGGGTGTCAACCCGTACAACCCGAGGTCTACGGATCCTTTGGGGGGTTCGGTTCCGGACCCCACGCACACCCCATTATATTTGGGTCAGAATTTTCAGCAGACTATAGCGCCGAATTACCCAAACGGGATGGCCCCCCACGTTATGGATATGGCTATCAACAACCTGCCTATAGCCAATCCAGCTACTTTTGGTGAATCGTCACCTGAAACAGCTGAAGTAATGGAACACGACGCAGCGAACCAATCTGCCAGCGTGCGATTGCCGAGCTTCGCACAGCTGCAGACGCAGCGGTTCGGCGTGTACGTTTCCAACTATATAACATCGCCTAACGTGGGGGGTCAAGTTATTGCTGATGAGTCTTCCGCCGGTTACATTATTGTGGATCCGGTTCACGCTCCCTTGCAATATACGAATATCGAAATCGGTGGACAGAGTATGGATTATGAATATAGTTTAGCGCCCCGACCAGTTAAAGAAGTCGTTTCTTATAATccagataatttaaagatatatcCGTACGGGTACGCGGTAGGGGGGAAAACGATAAAACGAGAAGACGATTTTATGCGCACAGACTCAAGTGAgcttcaaatattaaaaatagagGATATCATGGATTACGCGAATAAAGAAAATTATAGTACGCAAATGAAATCGCCAGCTAGTCCTGAGAGCGCAAAAGCTGAGAATGAAAGCCGAAGTTCTCCATTAATTTCTTCAACGGTTCCTAATACTCCACTCTCGGAGAGGAACCAGCTGAAGAAGAGCGCGCCCGTCACGGTGCACAAATGCTACGAGTGCGACAAGTTGTTCAACAAGGCCTGCTATCTGACGCAGCATAATAAGACTTTCCACTCGGGAGCCAAGCCCTTCAAGTGCGACCGCTGCGGCAAGCGCTTCTCGGACGATGTCTCTTATGATTGCCACTACATGAAGCACACAGACAATAAACCCTTCAAGTGCAACGAGTGCCCTAAATCCTTTAACCATAAAACTGATCTGCGCCGGCACATGTGCCTGCACTCCGGCTGCAAGCCCTTCGCTTGCGATCACTGTGGTAAAGGGTTTATAAGAAAGGATCACATGATAAAACACTTTGACACTCATATTAAGAAAAACTTGCGCACCTCTTCCTCGCCATCGTCTTCAACATCACCATCGTGA